The genomic window GGCGCTGACGCAGCTTGCCGCGGCCTGACCGCGCTTGAGCGTGTTTCGGGACATCGTCGAGACCCGGCTGCCGGCAACGCCGGTTCCGGGTCTTTCTTCGCTGAGGCTCCACCTTGCAAACGAGAAAAGCGGGCTGGGGCGGCTGCTTTCCGCACTCGGGAGCGGGTCGTCCCCGTATTGGGCGCATGTCTGGGCCGGCGGGCTGGCGCTGGCGCATCATATAGAAGCGGAGCCGGATTTCGTCCGTGGCAGGACCGTGATCGATTACGGAACCGGTTCCGGCCTGGTCGCGATCGCGGCGGCGAAAGCCGGTGCGAAAGAAGTGTTCGCCTGCGATATCGATCCGCTGGCGCTTGAGGCCTCTTCGATCAATGCCGACCTCAATGGGGTCGCGATTGTACCGCGCCTTATCGAGCTGGGCCGGAACGGCTCTGTGCTCTCAGAGAACCTGAAGGCGACCGCATATGGCCTTTCCGCACAGCCGCCCAATCTTCTCGCCCCGGAGGGGAGAGATGTCGCGAAAGCGACAGTGAGGGGGGAGTCTATCTCCGCGAATGCTCTCACGAATGAATACGCTGCATCACCCTCACTGCCCCTTTCGGGGCATCTCTCCCGCAGGCGGGAGAGAGTATTGGGAGCAAGCCCCGATGCCCAATGCAATTCCGCGGCCGCGAACCCGGAACCGACGGTCGTGCTGGCCGGCGATGTGTTCTACGATCCCACAACGGCCGGGCGAACGCTCGCGAACCTCAGGGCGCTCGCCGAAGCAGGCGCGAATATCCTGATCGGCGATCCCTTCCGGGCCCATCTGCCGGAACGGCAATTGAGCTTGATCGCACGCTACGAGGTCGCTGATTTCGCCTCGGCGGGCAAAACCGTGGCGGCAGGGGTTTTCAGGCCGCGGCAAGCTTGGACAGCTTGTTCATGATGATCGCCGCCTGGCCGAGACGCATGTCTGGCGTCGGCAGGTCGCGGTTGAAATAGATGCTGTGATCGGGCCGGATCTTCGCCGAGACGCTGTTTTCGGCGATGAACTGCACCAGCCCCGCCGGGTTCGGGAATTCGCGGTTGCGCAACTGAATGACGATCCCCTTCGGCCCGGCATCGAGTTTTTCGACATTGGCGATGCGGCACAGCGACTTGATGAACACCACTTTCAGCAGCGACTGCACCTCCTCCGGCATCGGCCCGAACCGGTCGATCAGCTCCGCGCCGAAACCGTCGATATCGGTAGCGTCGGTCAGTTCGCCAAGCCTGCGGTAAAGCCCCATGCGCAAATTGAGATCCGGCACATAGCTTTCCGGGATCATCACCGAAGCGCCGAGCCCGATCTGCGGCGACCAGTCGGAGCCGCCGGCATCCTCGTCGCCCTTGGCCTCGGCGACCGCCTCTTCCAGCATCTGCTGGTAGAGTTCGAAGCCGACCTCCTTGATGTGCCCCGATTGCTCCTCGCCAAGCAGGTTGCCGGCGCCGCGAATATCGAGATCGTGGCTTGCAAGCTGGAAGCCGGCGCCAAGCGTGTCGAGCGATTGCAGCACCTTCAACCGGCGATCGGCGGTATCGGTCAGCCGCTTGTTGACCGGCAGCGTGAACACCGCGAAGGCGCGCGTCTTGGAGCGCCCGACGCGCCCGCGCAGCTGGTAGAGCTGGGCCAGGCCGAACATGTCGGCGCGGTGGACGACCAGCGTGTTGGCGGTCGGCACGTCGAGGCCGGATTCCACGATCGTGGTCGACAGCAGCACGTCGTACTTGCCGTCGTAGAAGGCGTTCATGATGTCTTCGAGCTGGCCCGCCGCCATCTGCCCGTGGGCAACCGCCACCTTCAGTTCAGGCACTTCCGCCTGCAGGAAGGCCAGGACCTCCTCCAGGTCTGAAAGGCGCGGGCAGACATAGAAACTCTGGCCGCCGCGGAAATGCTCGCGCATCAGCGTCTCGCGGATCACCAGCGGATCGAAGGGCGAGATGAAGGTGCGCACCGCCATCCGGTCGACGGGCGGGGTGGTGATCAGCGACAATTCGCGCACGCCGGTCATGGCGAGCTGCAATGTGCGCGGGATCGGGGTCGCCGACAGCGTCAGCACGTGGACGTCGCTTTTCAGCTCCTTCAGCCGTTCCTTGTGCTTGACCCCGAAATGCTGTTCCTCGTCGATGATCAGCAGGCCGAGATTGGCGAATTTGATCGCGGTCCCGAGCAGCGCGTGGGTGCCGATCACGACATCCAGCTTGCCGTCCGATAGGTCCTTCTTGGTCTGCGCCAGCTCCTTGGCCGGAACCAGCCGCGAGGCCTGCGCGACCGTGATCGGCAGGCCGCGAAAACGCTCGGCGAAGGTCTTGTAATGCTGGCGCGCCAGAAGCGTGGTCGGCACCACGACGGCGACCTGAACCCCGTTCATCGCCGCAAGGAAGGCGGCCCGGAGCGCAACCTCGGTCTTGCCGAAGCCGACATCGCCGCAGATCAGCCGGTCCATCGGCCGGCCGAGGCCGAGATCGCCGCGCACCGATTCGATGGCATTGAACTGGTCTTCCGTCTCCTCATAGGGGAAACGGGCTGCAAACTCGTCATAAAGCCCCTCGGCCGCCGCAAGCACCGGGGCCGAGCGGGTGGCACGCTTGGCGGCAATCGCGATCAGCTCGTCGGCCATGTCGAGCAGGCGTTTCTTCAGCCGCGCCTTCTTGGCCTGCCAGGCCCCGCCGCCCAGCCGATCAAGCGGCGCTTCGGCGGCATCCGAGCCGTAACGCGAGAGCAGTTCGATATTCTCGACCGGCAGGAACAGCTTGGCGTCGTCGGCATATTGCAGTTCCAGGCAATCGCGCGGCGCGCCGGCCGCCTCGATGGTCCTGAGGCCGATGAAACGGCCAATGCCGTGCTCGGCATGGACTACCAGCGAGCCGGCATCGAGGCCGGAGACCTCGGAGATGAAATCACTGGCCTTGCGGCGGCGGCGGGACTTGCGGATCAGGCGGTCGCCGAGAATATCCTGTTCGCCGATGATGAACAGATCGCCGCTCTCGAACCCGCCCTCCAGGCTCATCACCGCGCTTGCCGCTTCGCCCTTGCCGAGTTTTTCGACATCGGCAAGTGCCGTAACCGGCTTGATCTTCTCAAGCCCGTGTTCCTTCAGCACCTGCAGCAGCCGGTCGAGCGATCCCTCCGACCAGCCGGTGATCAGCACCTTGCCGCCCTTCGAACGCTTGTCGGCGATGTGGCGCACCGCCTGTTCGAACACATTGGTGCGGGTCTCGTCGTTGAGCGCCTTGGCCTCGCTCGCCCAGCGCGGGCCGGCATGGGCCTGAAGCGAGATCACCGGCTTGCCGACGCTCGAAGCCTCGTTGAAGGGCGACAGCCTGACGGCGCCAACGGCATCGAGCCCCGCCGAAAACGCCTTGTCGCCAAGGTAGAGCGTATCCGGCGGCACGGGCTTGTATGGCGCGCCGCCGCGCCCCTCGCCCATATTGGCGCGTCGCGCCTGGTAATAATCCTCGATCAGCGTGGCGCGCTCGGCGGCCGCCTCCCGGGCGGTGTGATCAACGACCACGCTGAAACCGCCGAGATAGTCGAACATGGTCTCAAGCCGCTCGTAGAACAGCGGCAGCCAGTGTTCCATGCCGGCATAGCGCCGGCCTTCCGAAACGGCCTGATAGAGCGCGTCGTCGCGGGTGGCCGCGCCGAACATCGAAAGGTAGTTCTTGCGGAACCGCGCGATATTGTCATCGCCGAGCGTCACCTCGCTCATGGCGTTGAGTTCGAGCGACCGGACCGTGCCGATGGTGCGCTGGCTCGCCGCATCGAAGGCGCGGATCGTTTCCAGCGTATCGCCGAAGAAATCGAGGCGGACGCCGTTTTCCGCGCCCGGCACGAACACGTCGAGAATGCCGCCTCTGACCGCATATTCGCCGACGGCCCTGACGGTCGGAACGCGCTCGAAGCCGGCATCGGCAAGACGGTGCACGATCTGGTCCATGTCGATGACCTGACCGGCGCGGGCGGAAAAGCCCAGCGAGGCGACGATTTCGCGCGGCGGCAGCTTCTGCAGCATTGCGTTGACGGTGACGAGGATGATCGCCGGATGCGGCTTCCTGGCATGGGCGACGAGGCCGGCGAGCGCCGAAAGCCGGCGCGCCTCGGTATCGGCGCCGGGCGAAACCCGGTCATAGGGCAGACAATCCCATGCGGGCAGCGCGAGGACCGGAATATCAGGGGCCACGAAGGCGAGCAATTGTTCGAAATCGGCGATCCGCTGGCCGTCGGACAGGACATAGGCGACCGATTGCCCGGCCCGCGCCATTTCCGCCAGCACGAACGGCTCCGTGCCCGGCACGGCATTGGCGATGGTCACGGCGCCGGTGAGGCTTGCGAGTTTCTTCGGGTTGAATCCGGAAATCATGGCTCGGCTGCGTTTCAGGCGGTTTTGCCGACCGGATCGAAATCCGGCCGGTAGGCGGCGATGCGTTCAAACAGCGGCATGCGCATATGCTCAGGCACGGGCGCCGCGCCATTGATCCACGTGATCAGGTCGTTGTCTTCCTCGGCCATGATCGCCTCGAACTGGTCGAGCGTCATGTCGTCCATGGCGGCGATATTTTCCTCGGCATATTGGCCGAGGATCAGGTCCATCTCGCGAATGCCGCGGTGCCACGC from Martelella sp. NC20 includes these protein-coding regions:
- a CDS encoding class I SAM-dependent methyltransferase, translating into MFRDIVETRLPATPVPGLSSLRLHLANEKSGLGRLLSALGSGSSPYWAHVWAGGLALAHHIEAEPDFVRGRTVIDYGTGSGLVAIAAAKAGAKEVFACDIDPLALEASSINADLNGVAIVPRLIELGRNGSVLSENLKATAYGLSAQPPNLLAPEGRDVAKATVRGESISANALTNEYAASPSLPLSGHLSRRRERVLGASPDAQCNSAAANPEPTVVLAGDVFYDPTTAGRTLANLRALAEAGANILIGDPFRAHLPERQLSLIARYEVADFASAGKTVAAGVFRPRQAWTACS
- the mfd gene encoding transcription-repair coupling factor, with the translated sequence MISGFNPKKLASLTGAVTIANAVPGTEPFVLAEMARAGQSVAYVLSDGQRIADFEQLLAFVAPDIPVLALPAWDCLPYDRVSPGADTEARRLSALAGLVAHARKPHPAIILVTVNAMLQKLPPREIVASLGFSARAGQVIDMDQIVHRLADAGFERVPTVRAVGEYAVRGGILDVFVPGAENGVRLDFFGDTLETIRAFDAASQRTIGTVRSLELNAMSEVTLGDDNIARFRKNYLSMFGAATRDDALYQAVSEGRRYAGMEHWLPLFYERLETMFDYLGGFSVVVDHTAREAAAERATLIEDYYQARRANMGEGRGGAPYKPVPPDTLYLGDKAFSAGLDAVGAVRLSPFNEASSVGKPVISLQAHAGPRWASEAKALNDETRTNVFEQAVRHIADKRSKGGKVLITGWSEGSLDRLLQVLKEHGLEKIKPVTALADVEKLGKGEAASAVMSLEGGFESGDLFIIGEQDILGDRLIRKSRRRRKASDFISEVSGLDAGSLVVHAEHGIGRFIGLRTIEAAGAPRDCLELQYADDAKLFLPVENIELLSRYGSDAAEAPLDRLGGGAWQAKKARLKKRLLDMADELIAIAAKRATRSAPVLAAAEGLYDEFAARFPYEETEDQFNAIESVRGDLGLGRPMDRLICGDVGFGKTEVALRAAFLAAMNGVQVAVVVPTTLLARQHYKTFAERFRGLPITVAQASRLVPAKELAQTKKDLSDGKLDVVIGTHALLGTAIKFANLGLLIIDEEQHFGVKHKERLKELKSDVHVLTLSATPIPRTLQLAMTGVRELSLITTPPVDRMAVRTFISPFDPLVIRETLMREHFRGGQSFYVCPRLSDLEEVLAFLQAEVPELKVAVAHGQMAAGQLEDIMNAFYDGKYDVLLSTTIVESGLDVPTANTLVVHRADMFGLAQLYQLRGRVGRSKTRAFAVFTLPVNKRLTDTADRRLKVLQSLDTLGAGFQLASHDLDIRGAGNLLGEEQSGHIKEVGFELYQQMLEEAVAEAKGDEDAGGSDWSPQIGLGASVMIPESYVPDLNLRMGLYRRLGELTDATDIDGFGAELIDRFGPMPEEVQSLLKVVFIKSLCRIANVEKLDAGPKGIVIQLRNREFPNPAGLVQFIAENSVSAKIRPDHSIYFNRDLPTPDMRLGQAAIIMNKLSKLAAA
- a CDS encoding FAD assembly factor SdhE; protein product: MTGLKRTSADLDPRRRRMLFRAWHRGIREMDLILGQYAEENIAAMDDMTLDQFEAIMAEEDNDLITWINGAAPVPEHMRMPLFERIAAYRPDFDPVGKTA